One Manihot esculenta cultivar AM560-2 chromosome 6, M.esculenta_v8, whole genome shotgun sequence DNA segment encodes these proteins:
- the LOC122721247 gene encoding uncharacterized protein LOC122721247: MSRKHMQGSQGFRERPAKRGSSSFQSQAGYRGSGRGSFVNTEQQVARPQSNQSSVAQPVGSSFGAQTHGQGYNSGFEQRKRHFSQCATCGKYHAEECRKFDRGCFECGSSEHFKKDCPLLIARDSGSQQGSVAPQNLKYGMTPSQGVPTAQVGPSTSRASGATSSSQPRPMMQPGRPRTQARVFAMTQQEAQASPEVVTGMLTIFNKDAYILIDPGSTHSFISQSFSKHANRELKPLDCGLAVSIPVGDSVVCEHVYRDCVVKLGDHELLVDLIPLCLQDLDVILGMDWLSRHHATIDCFEKSVVFNSPEGSKFTFFGERRLLSSYVIFAMTTRKMLRKGCQAYLAYVVDSNLEGPKLEDIPVVNEFPDVFPEELPGLPPDREIEFSIDLNPSTTPISMAPYRMAPAELKELKAQLQELLDKGFIRPSVSPWGAPVLFVKKKDGSLRLCIDYRQLNRVTVRNKYPLPRIDDLFDQLQGAKVFSEIDLRSGYHQLEIKESEIPKTAFRTRYGHYEFLVMPFGLTNAPAAFMDLMNRVFKPYLDSFVIVFIDNILVYSRSKEEHEMHLRIVLQILRNKQLYAKLSKCEFWLDRVVFLGHVISADEVLVDPKKIEAVVNWDPPTNVTEVRSFLGLAGYYRRFVQDFAIIAAP; the protein is encoded by the coding sequence ATGAGTAGAAAACATATGCAGGGTTCACAGGGGTTCAGAGAAAGACCAGCTAAGAGAGGGAGCAGTTCATTTCAGTCCCAAGCGGGATACAGAGGTAGTGGTAGAGGTTCTTTTGTTAACACAGAGCAGCAGGTTGCTCGACCACAATCTAATCAGAGTTCAGTAGCACAGCCAGTGGGTAGTTCCTTTGGGGCACAGACACATGGGCAAGGATATAATTCTGGGTTTGAGCAAAGGAAGAGACATTTTTCTCAATGTGCCACCTGTGGTAAATATCATGCTGAGGAGTGCAGAAAATTCGATAGGGGTTGTTTTGAATGTGGCTCTTCGGAGCATTTTAAGAAAGATTGTCCATTGCTGATAGCCAGAGACAGTGGTTCTCAGCAAGGGTCAGTGGCACCTCAGAATCTAAAGTATGGTATGACACCATCACAGGGAGTACCCACGGCACAAGTTGGACCAAGTACAAGCAGAGCCAGCGGAGCTACTTCATCTTCTCAGCCTAGACCAATGATGCAACCTGGCAGACCTCGCACTCAAGCCAGAGTTTttgctatgacacagcaggaggcacaAGCATCTCCAGAGGTGGTGACTGGTATGTTaactatttttaataaagatGCGTACATTCTTATAGATCCTGGTTCCACTCACTCTTTCATATCTCAATCCTTCTCTAAGCATGCTAATAGAGAATTAAAACCCTTAGACTGTGGATTAGCTGTGAGTATTCCAGTTGGGGATTCTGTAGTATGTGAACATGTGTATAGGGATTGTGTTGTTAAGTTGGGCGACCATGAGTTGTTAGTGGATCTGATTCCTTTGTGTCTACAAGATCTGGATGTCATCCTAGGTATGGATTGGTTATCCCGTCATCATGCCACAATAGATTGCTTTGAGAAATCAGTGGTATTTAATAGTCCAGAAGGGTCCAAGTTCACTTTCTTTGGGGAGAGGCGTTTACTTTCTTCTTATGTGATTTTCGCCATGACCACTAGGAAGATGCTTCGGAAGGGTTGTCAAGCATATTTAGCCTATGTGGTGGACAGTAACCTAGAAGGACCTAAATTGGAGGATATACCAGTAGTAAACGAGTTTCctgatgtatttcctgaagaaCTTCCTGGGTTGCCTCCAGATAGAGAGATTGAATTCTCTATTGATTTAAATCCAAGTACAACTCCTATTTCTATGGCACCATACAGAATGGCTCCGGCAGAactgaaagagttaaaagcacAATTGCAGGAGCTACTTGATAAAGGTTTCATAAGACCCAGTGTTTCACCTTGGGGAGCCCCTGTGCtatttgtgaagaagaaggatggttcCTTAAGAttgtgtattgactacagacaattGAATCGAGTTACTGTGCGaaataagtatcctttaccccgcATTGATGATCTTTTTGATCAACTCCAAGGTGCTAAAGTATTCTCTGAGATTGATTTGCGGTCTGGGTATCATCAATTGGAGATCAAGGAGTCTGAAATACCTAAGACAGCCTTCAGAACTCGTtacgggcattatgagttcctcgttatgccttttgggttaactaatgcacccgctgcttttatggatctcatgaatagggtgtTTAAGCCCTACTTGGATAGTTTTGTTATTGTGTTTATTGATAACATCTTAGTATATTCTCGTAGCAAGGAAGAGCATGAGATGCATTTACGGATAGTACTGCAAATTTTGAGGAATAAGCAACTATATGCTAAATTgagcaaatgtgagttctggcttgaTCGGGTGgttttcttgggacatgttatCTCAGCAGATGAAGTTTTAGTTGATCCTAAGAAGATTGAAGCAGTAGTCAATTGGGACCCTCCAACTAATGTTACAGAGGTTAGAAGTTTTCTGGGCTTAGCAGGGTATTATCGTCGCTTTGTTCAGGATTTCGCCATCATTGCAGCACCATGA
- the LOC110617180 gene encoding G-type lectin S-receptor-like serine/threonine-protein kinase RKS1 isoform X2, producing MEAEKCFPLFFILMIIHFAVSASMDTIAINQTIEDGGFLISKENNFVLGFFSPGNPKYRYLGIWYYKVREQTVVWVANRNHPINGSSGVLSVNQYGNLVLYSNHSRKVPVWSANVSREVTKTDTCLAQLLDSGNLILVQERSGRVLWESFDYPTDTQLPGMKLGLNRETGIHQFLTSWRSADDPGTGDYVLELNLKGSPQGILYKGTKRYWRGVPWPVKNYVNRQNFSFVHNQKETFFTFFPVDASLILRTKLDYSGLILHLTWHESEGKWKELRSAPRNLCEFYGHCGPYSMCNPLYLYPKFECDCLPGYEPQSPRDWNFLKDGSGGCVRKRKESSSLCNQGEGFVQVTGVKVPDTSEAVWLGLNMSPVDCELQCKRNCTCSAYSSTSISGKETGCLAWYGELTDTVIGIAEGSDIYVRVDALELVRNKWNAKLFNTINDPYYIENEDGGGVSYPEIVYFKLSTILSATDNFSLANKLGQGGFGLVYKGQLSNGREIAVKRLSKSSGQGIKEFENEVLLMAKLQHQNLVKILGCCIQGEEPMLVYEYMPNKSLDSFLFDETRRLILDWRKRFDIIIGIARGILYIHQDSRLRIIHRDLKTSNILLDKEMNPKISDFGLARVFKGDQSLEKTNKIAGTFGYMSPEYVVFGKFSTKSDVFSFGVILLEIVTGKKNNSFCQEDSYLSMAGKIWHLWKEERALEMVDSSLKESCSAHEVLRCIQIGLLCVQEDAFERPSMSAVVVMLNSEISLPSPRQPPFTFRKPSNSYSPLVTQKEFYSVDKETITEVVCR from the exons ATGGAAGCTGAAAAATGTTTTCCTCTTTTCTTCATTCTAATGATCATCCATTTTGCAGTTTCTGCTTCTATGGACACCATAGCCATAAATCAAACCATTGAAGATGGTGGCTTTCTTATCTCCAAAGAAAACAATTTTGTGCTTGGATTTTTCAGCCCTGGCAATCCCAAGTATAGGTATCTTGGAATCTGGTATTACAAAGTACGAGAGCAAACTGTAGTGTGGGTAGCAAACAGAAATCATCCTATCAATGGATCTTCGGGAGTTCTTTCAGTTAATCAATATGGAAATCTCGTTCTCTATAGCAATCATAGCAGAAAAGTTCCAGTATGGTCTGCAAATGTCTCACGTGAAGTAACAAAGACAGACACTTGTTTAGCTCAGCTCCTGGATTCAGGAAACTTGATTTTGGTCCAAGAAAGAAGTGGAAGAGTTCTATGGGAAAGCTTTGATTATCCGACAGATACTCAATTACCGGGAATGAAACTTGGGTTGAATAGAGAGACAGGTATTCACCAATTCTTAACATCATGGAGATCAGCAGATGACCCTGGAACTGGAGACTACGTGCTTGAGCTCAATCTAAAAGGATCACCTCAAGGCATTTTGTACAAGGGTACAAAACGATATTGGAGAGGTGTCCCATGGCCAGTGAAAAATTATGTTAATCGACAAAACTTTAGTTTTGTCCACAACCAAAAAGAAACATTTTTTACCTTTTTTCCTGTTGATGCTTCTCTTATACTAAGAACAAAGTTGGATTATTCAGGATTGATTTTGCACCTAACCTGGCATGAAAGTGAAGGCAAGTGGAAGGAATTACGGTCAGCACCGAGGAATCTGTGTGAGTTTTATGGTCATTGTGGTCCCTATAGTATGTGTAATCCTTTGTATCTTTATCCTAAATTTGAATGTGATTGTTTACCCGGGTACGAGCCTCAATCTCCAAGGGACTGGAATTTTTTGAAGGATGGGTCAGGTGGGTGTGTTCGGAAGCGGAAAGAATCGTCTTCTCTGTGCAACCAGGGAGAAGGATTTGTGCAAGTAACAGGTGTTAAGGTTCCTGATACTTCAGAAGCAGTTTGGTTGGGCTTGAATATGAGTCCTGTTGATTGTGAactacaatgcaagaggaattGTACATGTTCTGCATATTCATCCACATCTATTTCTGGGAAAGAAACTGGTTGCTTGGCTTGGTATGGTGAATTAACGGACACTGTAATTGGTATAGCTGAAGGAAGTGATATTTATGTTCGTGTTGACGCACTTGAATTAG TGAGGAACAAATGGAATGCAAAATTGTTTAACACAATCAATGATCCATACTACATTGAAAATGAAGATGGAGGTGGAGTGAGTTATCCAGAGATTGTGTATTTTAAGCTCAGTACAATACTTTCCGCGACTGACAATTTCTCTCTAGCTAACAAACTCGGGCAAGGTGGCTTTGGATTGGTTTATAAG GGTCAACTGTCTAATGGCCGGGAGATCGCAGTGAAAAGACTATCTAAAAGTTCAGGGCAAGGAATaaaagaatttgaaaatgaagtTTTATTAATGGCAAAACTTCAACATCAAAATCTTGTGAAAATTCTTGGATGCTGCATTCAGGGAGAGGAACCGATGCTAGTTTATGAATACATGCCAAACAAAAGCTTGGACTCATTTCTTTTTG aTGAAACAAGAAGGTTAATTTTGGACTGGAGAAAACGCTTTGACATTATTATCGGGATTGCTCGTGGAATCTTATATATCCACCAAGATTCTAGGTTGAGAATTATCCATAGAGATTTAAAAACAAGTAACATTCTATTGGATAAAGAAATGAATccaaaaatttcagattttggcCTGGCTAGAGTCTTCAAAGGTGACCAAAGTCTAGAAAAAACGAACAAAATCGCTGGCACATT TGGGTACATGTCACCAGAATATGTGGTATTTGGAAAGTTTTCAACGAAATCTGATGTCTTTAGTTTTGGGGTCATATTATTAGAGATTGTTACAGGGAAAAAGAACAATAGCTTTTGTCAAGAGGATTCTTACCTAAGCATGGCAGGAAAA ATATGGCATTTATGGAAAGAAGAAAGAGCACTGGAGATGGTTGATTCATCACTAAAGGAGTCATGTTCTGCTCATGAAGTATTGAGATGCATCCAAATTGGACTCTTGTGTGTGCAAGAAGATGCATTTGAAAGACCAAGCATGTCAGCTGTTGTTGTAATGTTGAATAGTGAAATTAGTCTTCCTTCTCCTAGACAGCCCCCTTTCACTTTTAGAAAGCCAAGTAATAGTTATAGCCCCTTAGTAACACAAAAGGAATTTTATTCTGTGGATAAGGAAACTATTACTGAGGTTGTATGTCGTTGA
- the LOC110617180 gene encoding G-type lectin S-receptor-like serine/threonine-protein kinase RKS1 isoform X1 encodes MEAEKCFPLFFILMIIHFAVSASMDTIAINQTIEDGGFLISKENNFVLGFFSPGNPKYRYLGIWYYKVREQTVVWVANRNHPINGSSGVLSVNQYGNLVLYSNHSRKVPVWSANVSREVTKTDTCLAQLLDSGNLILVQERSGRVLWESFDYPTDTQLPGMKLGLNRETGIHQFLTSWRSADDPGTGDYVLELNLKGSPQGILYKGTKRYWRGVPWPVKNYVNRQNFSFVHNQKETFFTFFPVDASLILRTKLDYSGLILHLTWHESEGKWKELRSAPRNLCEFYGHCGPYSMCNPLYLYPKFECDCLPGYEPQSPRDWNFLKDGSGGCVRKRKESSSLCNQGEGFVQVTGVKVPDTSEAVWLGLNMSPVDCELQCKRNCTCSAYSSTSISGKETGCLAWYGELTDTVIGIAEGSDIYVRVDALELAEITQKSNGFLVKKHLLAILLVSIFSAWFVIILFAYLWFKKKRKTVRNKWNAKLFNTINDPYYIENEDGGGVSYPEIVYFKLSTILSATDNFSLANKLGQGGFGLVYKGQLSNGREIAVKRLSKSSGQGIKEFENEVLLMAKLQHQNLVKILGCCIQGEEPMLVYEYMPNKSLDSFLFDETRRLILDWRKRFDIIIGIARGILYIHQDSRLRIIHRDLKTSNILLDKEMNPKISDFGLARVFKGDQSLEKTNKIAGTFGYMSPEYVVFGKFSTKSDVFSFGVILLEIVTGKKNNSFCQEDSYLSMAGKIWHLWKEERALEMVDSSLKESCSAHEVLRCIQIGLLCVQEDAFERPSMSAVVVMLNSEISLPSPRQPPFTFRKPSNSYSPLVTQKEFYSVDKETITEVVCR; translated from the exons ATGGAAGCTGAAAAATGTTTTCCTCTTTTCTTCATTCTAATGATCATCCATTTTGCAGTTTCTGCTTCTATGGACACCATAGCCATAAATCAAACCATTGAAGATGGTGGCTTTCTTATCTCCAAAGAAAACAATTTTGTGCTTGGATTTTTCAGCCCTGGCAATCCCAAGTATAGGTATCTTGGAATCTGGTATTACAAAGTACGAGAGCAAACTGTAGTGTGGGTAGCAAACAGAAATCATCCTATCAATGGATCTTCGGGAGTTCTTTCAGTTAATCAATATGGAAATCTCGTTCTCTATAGCAATCATAGCAGAAAAGTTCCAGTATGGTCTGCAAATGTCTCACGTGAAGTAACAAAGACAGACACTTGTTTAGCTCAGCTCCTGGATTCAGGAAACTTGATTTTGGTCCAAGAAAGAAGTGGAAGAGTTCTATGGGAAAGCTTTGATTATCCGACAGATACTCAATTACCGGGAATGAAACTTGGGTTGAATAGAGAGACAGGTATTCACCAATTCTTAACATCATGGAGATCAGCAGATGACCCTGGAACTGGAGACTACGTGCTTGAGCTCAATCTAAAAGGATCACCTCAAGGCATTTTGTACAAGGGTACAAAACGATATTGGAGAGGTGTCCCATGGCCAGTGAAAAATTATGTTAATCGACAAAACTTTAGTTTTGTCCACAACCAAAAAGAAACATTTTTTACCTTTTTTCCTGTTGATGCTTCTCTTATACTAAGAACAAAGTTGGATTATTCAGGATTGATTTTGCACCTAACCTGGCATGAAAGTGAAGGCAAGTGGAAGGAATTACGGTCAGCACCGAGGAATCTGTGTGAGTTTTATGGTCATTGTGGTCCCTATAGTATGTGTAATCCTTTGTATCTTTATCCTAAATTTGAATGTGATTGTTTACCCGGGTACGAGCCTCAATCTCCAAGGGACTGGAATTTTTTGAAGGATGGGTCAGGTGGGTGTGTTCGGAAGCGGAAAGAATCGTCTTCTCTGTGCAACCAGGGAGAAGGATTTGTGCAAGTAACAGGTGTTAAGGTTCCTGATACTTCAGAAGCAGTTTGGTTGGGCTTGAATATGAGTCCTGTTGATTGTGAactacaatgcaagaggaattGTACATGTTCTGCATATTCATCCACATCTATTTCTGGGAAAGAAACTGGTTGCTTGGCTTGGTATGGTGAATTAACGGACACTGTAATTGGTATAGCTGAAGGAAGTGATATTTATGTTCGTGTTGACGCACTTGAATTAG CTGAAATAACACAAAAATCAAATGGATTTCTGGTGAAGAAGCATTTGTTGGCTATTTTGTTGGTATCTATTTTTTCAGCTTGGTTTGTAATCATTTTATTTGCATATTTGTGGttcaagaagaaaagaaaaacag TGAGGAACAAATGGAATGCAAAATTGTTTAACACAATCAATGATCCATACTACATTGAAAATGAAGATGGAGGTGGAGTGAGTTATCCAGAGATTGTGTATTTTAAGCTCAGTACAATACTTTCCGCGACTGACAATTTCTCTCTAGCTAACAAACTCGGGCAAGGTGGCTTTGGATTGGTTTATAAG GGTCAACTGTCTAATGGCCGGGAGATCGCAGTGAAAAGACTATCTAAAAGTTCAGGGCAAGGAATaaaagaatttgaaaatgaagtTTTATTAATGGCAAAACTTCAACATCAAAATCTTGTGAAAATTCTTGGATGCTGCATTCAGGGAGAGGAACCGATGCTAGTTTATGAATACATGCCAAACAAAAGCTTGGACTCATTTCTTTTTG aTGAAACAAGAAGGTTAATTTTGGACTGGAGAAAACGCTTTGACATTATTATCGGGATTGCTCGTGGAATCTTATATATCCACCAAGATTCTAGGTTGAGAATTATCCATAGAGATTTAAAAACAAGTAACATTCTATTGGATAAAGAAATGAATccaaaaatttcagattttggcCTGGCTAGAGTCTTCAAAGGTGACCAAAGTCTAGAAAAAACGAACAAAATCGCTGGCACATT TGGGTACATGTCACCAGAATATGTGGTATTTGGAAAGTTTTCAACGAAATCTGATGTCTTTAGTTTTGGGGTCATATTATTAGAGATTGTTACAGGGAAAAAGAACAATAGCTTTTGTCAAGAGGATTCTTACCTAAGCATGGCAGGAAAA ATATGGCATTTATGGAAAGAAGAAAGAGCACTGGAGATGGTTGATTCATCACTAAAGGAGTCATGTTCTGCTCATGAAGTATTGAGATGCATCCAAATTGGACTCTTGTGTGTGCAAGAAGATGCATTTGAAAGACCAAGCATGTCAGCTGTTGTTGTAATGTTGAATAGTGAAATTAGTCTTCCTTCTCCTAGACAGCCCCCTTTCACTTTTAGAAAGCCAAGTAATAGTTATAGCCCCTTAGTAACACAAAAGGAATTTTATTCTGTGGATAAGGAAACTATTACTGAGGTTGTATGTCGTTGA